The Candidatus Obscuribacterales bacterium genomic interval AAGGTCGTTCACCAAGGTTGAGAGGCGACGCCCACTGCTGGCAATCATCTCTAAGTTGGCGATCGTGGCTGGGGGCAGGGGTCCAGTCACGCCGTCGATTAAGGATTCTGAAAGGCCAATAATGCCATTCAACGGCGTGCGCAATTCGTGGGAGGTATTGGCTAAAAATTCATCCTTCAGCCGATCTAAGTCTTGTAAATCCCGGTTTTTGGCTTCTAAGTCTTGGAACGATTGACGCAGTTGAATCGCCATTTGGTTAAAGGCAGCGGCCAAATCCGCCGTTTCGCGCACGGATCCATAGGTGCTTTGGGGCAGGGGCTGCTCCCAGTCGCCTTCGGCCAGCCGCTGAGCGGTTTGGCTGAGTTGCTGGATGGGACTTGCCAACCAGCGAGCCACAGCAACGCCGATTCCCACGGATATCAGCAGTAATCCCCCACAGAGGATCAGGGTGGCGCGGGTGCTGGCGTCGATGCGAGCCATAAAATCGGCTTCGGGAATCACCACCACCGTTAGCCAGTTCAAGCCATAGCTATCGGTCAACGGAGCAACTTCCACCCGCTGCCGCTGTCCGTTTAAGAGAAAAGCTACCTGTTGGCGATCGCTGATTTGGTCAAGACTGCCAAAGCGATCGATTAAATGCTGCGCGGTAGCTTGAATAACTGGCGACTGGCTATCCACAGCATTCAGCCGATCGTAGCCGCTGTCGGTTTCCACAAAGGGAGATTCTTCAATGGAGCTGGCCACGATCGCACCCGAACGCTCAATAATAAACGCTTCGCCCGTGGGACTAATATTGAGCGTCTGCAAAAAATCGCTGATCTGAGACAGCGTGATGTCAATAGCCAGAACGCCCGTGAGCTGGTTCTCCGCATCGTAGAGGGGCATGGCGGCCGTGATCCCCAAGTGGGCATAGTCTGTGGAGGCAAACCGGTAAATAGGACTCCAGGCCGGGCCACGGGCCAGCTCCACAGCCTTGTACCAAGGGCGCGATCGCGGATCATACTCCAGGGTAGACAGTAATCCAGTCACGTTGCCAGATTTGTCTAGGGCTAGGTTTTGGCGATCGCCCCCGGCCTGCTTCAGCCACAGCAGCGTTTCTCCCGTTTCTCGGTGCTGCACCCCCACAAACTCGCCCTCCGCCGTACCCAAGTAGATACTACTAAGGTGGCGATCGACTTGAATCTGTTGCCAAAAATAGCGATAGAGTTGCTCGATGTCGTCGGTGGGTAAATAACCCGCCTCAACCGCAGCTTGGTTAATGTGGTTAAACTGCTGGGGTACATCGAGGTAAGCCTGCACATGCTGATCAATGCGAGCTGTAATCTCGGTGCTCAACTGCATGGTGAGCACATCCACCGAACGTTGGCCATTGCGAATCACCAGCCAGCCAATCAGACCAACCGCCGTGGAGATTTGCACCACAAAGGCCGTGATCAGTAAGGTGCGCAGCGATAGCTTGTTGATGACAGCAGAGCCAAGACCAGAACGAGCAAGACTAGACATGAGGGCGATCGCAACCTATATCTCTAGTGGGCGTCAAACACCGAACAGACTCATCAGCACCAAAACCATGGGCTGCTTGCTAGATCTGGCAACCCCGGCACAGGTCTCCTACGCCTGTCGTAACGGTTCAGTCACGCTATGCCCGCCTGAAGCTGTTCGTTGTAGATGCTCAATCAGCCTAGCCAACACTCCGTATAAACTCGGATCTTTCCCCAAGGTTCACCACGAGCAGACGTTATGCTAACTAACCTAGTCTAGGGCTATAGGAGAGTAGCCCTAGCATAACCTAACCACCTTGATTCCTGGGATTGCTCTGGGTAATCAACAGGTGACAGGCGGGTGACAGACGATGAACTATCGCTTTAGTCAGATTGAGCCATTTCTAGAATCTTCTCGGCGATCGCCCCTGGTACCGGAATAACTGATAGGCGATTACCCCGACGCACGACCCATAAATCGTCAGGGCTAAAAGTATCACGCAGATGATCTAGGGTTATTATATCCGTGAACTTACGGACAAAAGCCACCCGCACGGTTTGCCAACGCGGTGCCGCCGGAGTTGACTTGGCATCATAGTAGTGGCTTTGGGGATCAAACTGGGTGGGATCGACAACACCCGACTCCGTCACCTCCATCAGCCCCACAATGCCCGGTGGCTTGGTGTTGGAATGGTAGAAAAAGACGACATCGCCCACCTGCATCTCGCGCAGGAAGTTGCGGGCTTGATAATTACGCACTCCATCCCATAGGGTGGTGGTGTCTGCG includes:
- a CDS encoding EVE domain-containing protein, giving the protein MNYWLMKSEPDVYGIDRLAADTTTLWDGVRNYQARNFLREMQVGDVVFFYHSNTKPPGIVGLMEVTESGVVDPTQFDPQSHYYDAKSTPAAPRWQTVRVAFVRKFTDIITLDHLRDTFSPDDLWVVRRGNRLSVIPVPGAIAEKILEMAQSD